The Pogona vitticeps strain Pit_001003342236 chromosome 3, PviZW2.1, whole genome shotgun sequence genome includes a window with the following:
- the LOC110070636 gene encoding dicarboxylate carrier UCP2 — protein MVGFKPTDVPPTATIKFVGAGTAACIADLITFPLDTAKVRLQIQGENRRAAVMARAAEYKGVFGTMATMVRNEGLKSLYSGLVAGLQRQMSFASVRIGLYDSVKQFYTKGSEHAGIGSRLLAGCTTGAMAVAVAQPTDVVKVRFQAQARMEGGGRRYQGTLDAYKTIAREEGFRGLWKGTSPNITRNALVNCAELVTYDLIKDTLLTYSLMTDNLPCHFTSAFGAGFCTTIIASPVDVVKTRYMNSAPGQYGSAVKCALTMLGKEGPLAFYKGFTPSFLRLGSWNVVMFVTYEQLKRALMAARGSFEAPF, from the exons ATGGTTGGATTCAAGCCCACCGACGTTCCCCCCACGGCCACGATTAAgtttgtgggagctggaacagcTGCCTGCATTGCAGACCTCATCACCTTCCCCCTGGATACAGCGAAGGTCCGGTTGCAG ATCCAAGGAGAGAACCGGCGCGCGGCGGTTATGGCCAGAGCGGCTGAGTACAAGGGAGTCTTTGGCACCATGGCCACGATGGTGAGGAACGAGGGGCTCAAAAGCCTCTACAGCGGCCTGGTAGCTGGTCTCCAGCGTCAGATGAGTTTTGCCTCGGTCCGCATCGGGCTGTACGATTCGGTGAAGCAGTTCTACACCAAAGGCTCGGAGC ATGCTGGCATCGGCAGCCGGCTCCTTGCCGGATGCACCACGGGCGCCATGGCGGTGGCGGTGGCCCAGCCCACAGATGTGGTCAAAGTGAGGTTCCAGGCTCAAGCGCGGATGGAAGGCGGTGGCCGACGGTACCAGGGGACGCTGGACGCTTATAAGACCATTGCGAGGGAAGAGGGCTTCAGAGGCCTCTGGAAAG GGACTTCCCCGAATATAACCCGGAATGCGCTCGTGAACTGCGCAGAGCTGGTGACCTATGACCTGATCAAGGACACGCTTCTGACGTACAGCCTCATGACAG ATAACCTCCCGTGCCACTTTACCTCAGCCTTTGGCGCCGGGTTCTGCACCACCATCATCGCCTCCCCTGTCGACGTCGTGAAGACCAGGTACATGAACTCTGCCCCCGGTCAATACGGAAGTGCCGTGAAGTGCGCCCTCACCATGCTCGGAAAGGAGGGACCCCTGGCTTTTTACAAAGG CTTTACGCCTTCGTTTCTACGGCTGGGATCCTGGAACGTGGTGATGTTTGTGACCTACGAGCAACTGAAGCGGGCCCTGATGGCAGCCCGCGGATCCTTCGAGGCCCCCTTCTGA
- the LOC110078156 gene encoding putative mitochondrial transporter UCP3: MVGLKPTDIPPSAATKFLSAGTAACIADLCTFPLDTAKVRLQIQGESKASKAAKNVKYKGVFGTIATIVKMEGSRSLYNGLIAGLQRQMSFASIRIGLYDSVKAFYTPKGSENPGIFTRLLAGCTTGAMAVACAQPTDVVKVRFQAHITVLGGPKKYNGTVDAYRTIAREEGVRGLWKGTLPNITRNAIVNCGEMVTYDLIKETLLEYQLMTDNFPCHFVAAFGAGFCATVVASPVDVVKTRYMNSRQGQYKNALNCMLTMVVKEGPAAFYKGFMPSFLRLGSWNVVMFVSYEQLKRVMVLAQVAWESRF, translated from the exons ATGGTGGGCCTGAAGCCCACGGACATTCCCCCGTCTGCAGCCACCAAATTTCTCAGCGCTGGGACAGCTGCCTGCATTGCCGATCTCTGCACCTTCCCCTTGGACACGGCCAAAGTCAGGCTCCAG ATTCAAGGAGAATCGAAAGCTTCCAAGGCAGCCAAGAACGTCAAATACAAAGGGGTCTTTGGCACGATCGCCACCATCGTGAAGATGGAGGGATCCAGGAGCCTTTACAACGGCTTGATCGCAGGGCTCCAGCGTCAGATGAGTTTTGCCTCCATCCGCATCGGCCTGTATGACTCGGTGAAAGCGTTCTACACTCCCAAGGGGTCGGAAA ATCCTGGCATCTTCACCCGCCTCCTGGCGGGCTGCACCACGGGAGCTATGGCGGTCGCCTGTGCCCAACCGACCGACGTGGTGAAAGTCCGCTTCCAAGCCCACATCACCGTGTTAGGCGGGCCCAAGAAGTACAACGGGACGGTGGACGCGTACCGGACCATCGCCAGAGAGGAAGGGGTCAGAGGCCTCTGGAAAG GGACCCTCCCCAACATCACTCGAAATGCCATCGTGAACTGTGGGGAGATGGTGACCTACGACCTCATCAAGGAAACGCTCCTTGAATATCAGCTGATGACCG ACAATTTCCCGTGCCATTTCGTGGCTGCTTTTGGAGCCGGCTTCTGTGCCACTGTGGTGGCGTCGCCCGTGGACGTGGTCAAAACAAGATACATGAACTCCAGGCAGGGCCAGTACAAAAACGCCCTGAATTGCATGCTGACCATGGTGGTCAAGGAGGGACCCGCAGCTTTCTACAAAGG TTTCATGCCCTCGTTCCTCCGACTGGGCTCCTGGAACGTGGTGATGTTTGTGTCCTACGAGCAGCTGAAAAGGGTGATGGTCCTGGCTCAGGTGGCCTGGGAATCTCGGTTCTGA